Below is a window of Microbacterium hydrocarbonoxydans DNA.
GCATCCGCGATATGTACGCTGGTGCCATGGCTGATCCATCGTCGTCTCCGTCTCGCCCGCTGTGGGCGAGCGTGGCCGACGGGTTCTACGTCGGCAGTCGGGACGGCACCTTCCTCGGCTACGTCGACCGGCTGGCGGACGGCGCCTGGCGTGCCTTCGATGCCGCGTCACGCGCGATCGGCGACTTCGCCGACCACCACGCCGCCATGGCCGCCGTGACGACGGTCGTGACAGTCGACGGAGGGGCCGGGACGCGCGGAGGGGATGCCGGATGACCGCTCAGAACCCGCTCGTCTCGCTGGTCTATTCCAGCAGTGCCACGCATCCGTTCGGCGACGATCAACTGGCCGAACTCCTGAGCGTGAGCCGCAGCCGGAACAGTGCGCGCGACATCACCGGGATGCTGCTGTACCGACGTGGCGAGTTCGTCCAGATCCTCGAAGGTGCGCGGTCGGATGTCGAGAGCCTGATGGCGACGATCGGCAGGGACCCTCGACACCGCGACATCCGGGTGCTCCTGGAAGAGCCGCTGCATGAGCGTCGGTTCGCGGAGTGGACGATGGGGTACCAGTCGCTCGCCGCCGCGGAGCCCGCGATGGCGGAGGGATACCGCGACTCGTTCGATGACCTCCGTGCGGGCGATCACGACATGATCGGACGGGCGATCATGGAGCTCACGCTGTGGTTCCGCGTGCGCGAGTCCGTGGGGTGAAGCCCGAGCCCTGGCGGGCATCACGACTGATCGAGGACGGCGCGGAGCTTCGCGGCGAACGCCTCCGGCTGGCCGGCGTACCCGAACTCGCCACCCATGAATCCGCCGTGATGGCTGGGGAAGACGGTCGCCTCCTGGCCGAGCTCCTTCGCGAGGGCCACCGCCGTGCGGCCGGTGTAGACCGCGAGGGATTCCTCTCCGACGGCGACCACGATCCGTGTGGGGGAGGCCCTCAGTGCATCGAGGTCCGGCGTGTAGAGCGGCACCGCCCATGAGCGGTCCGAGAGCAGCGGGTCGTCGCGCGAGCCGTCGTCCTCGGTCGGCAGCCCGAATGCCGCGGGGTCGGGCGCCGGCTGGGCGAAGTACTCGTCGGTCAACTCGCCCTCCCACGCGGTGAGGGCGATGAACCCTGCCATCCCGGCACCCCAGCCGCGCGCCTGGTACAGCTGCGTGTACGCGATCCTGGCGCGATGGACGGCATCCGCATCGGGGAGCACCGCATCGATCGGCGGTTCATGGGCGACGAGGGTCACGACGTCATCCGGATGCGCTGTGAGGAGAGCGAGCGCGGTCACCGCCCCGCCGCTGCTCCCGAACAGGTCGACCGGACCCACTCCGAGAGCCTCGATGATCGCGTGCACATCCTCGGACTGCGCCTCCGGCTCATTCGTCACTTCGCCGTCGGTGCGACGGCTCCGACCGAGGCCCCGCGGGTCGTACGTCACTACCGTGCGGTCATCGAAGAGCTTCACCTGAGCCTGGAAGCCGCTGGCGTCCATCGGCTGGCCGATCATCAGCAGGGGAGGCCGACCGTCAGCGGTGGGGAGCGGCCCGTGGACGTCGTAGACCAGCTCCGCTCCGGGTAGCTCCAGCGTGTGCTGCGTCATGGAAGACCTCCGAGGGGACGATGTCCGTGCATCTTCCCAGGCCGCGGACGAGGTGTCCACCTCTCCCGAAAGTCGCTCTTCCTTGGAAGACTCGACCCATGGTGTTCATCGGTTTTCATGCGTCGCACGAGCAGATCGCACCGAGCGCCCTGCTGGATGCCGTCATCGGCGCCGAGCGCGCGGGGTTCGACGGAGCGATGTGCTCCGACCACCTCGCGCCCTGGACGCGGGCACAGGAGAATCGGGATTCGCGCTGAGCTGGATCGCCGCCGCGCTCGCGTGCACCGACTTCTCCATCGGCATGGTCAACGCGCCGGGCCAGCGGTATCACCCGGTCATGATCGCGCAGGCGTTCGCGACACTCGAGGAGATGTTCCCCGGCCGCTTCTGGGCGGCGATGGGCAGCGGCGAGGCGGTCAACGAGCACGTCACCGGCGAGGGATGGCCGGCCAAGAGCATCCGCAACGAGCGGCTGAGAGAGAGCGTCGACGTCATCCGTCGCCTGATCGCCGGCGAGGAGGTCGACCACGAGGGGTTGGTGCGCGTGCACCGTGCCCGGGTGTGGAGCCGGCCTGCGGAACCGCCGCCCCTGTTCGCGACGGCGGTGAGCGCCGAGACCGCCGAGTGGGCCGCGTCGTGGGCGCAGGGTCTCGCGACGGTCGCGCAGGAACCCGCCGCTCTGCCGCCGCGCCGTCGAGGCCTACCGCGGTGCGGGAGGCGCGGGCCCCTGCATCCTGCAGGTGCATCTCAGCCTGGCCGAGAGCGATGACGCGGCGTTCGCCATCGCCCGCGACCAGTGGCAGAACGGGCTGCTGTCGCCACCGGTCACCTGGGATCTCGAGCAGCCGGAGGACTTCGAGGCCGCGGTCGCCGGGCTCGACCTGGAGGATCTGCGAAAGTCCGTCCTCGTCGATCACGACACCTCGTCGCTCGCTGACCGCATCGCCGAGCTCGTCGAGATCGGCTTCGACCGTGTCTATCTGCACCACGTGGGCACCGAGCAGGCAGGGTTCCTGGACGCCGCGGCATCCGAGCTGATCCCCGCCCTGAAGGAGCGACTGTGAAGATCACCGACACCAGCGACCTCTGGTGGAAGACCGCCGTCATCTACTGCCTCGACGTCGAGACCTTCCTCGATTCGAACGGCGACGGGGTCGGCGACCTGCAGGGGCTCTCGCAGCGCATCGACTACCTGGCGCAGCTCGGCGTCACCTGCCTCTGGCTGATGCCGTTCTACCCGACTCCCGATCGCGACGACGGCTACGACGTCAGCGACTTCTACGGCATCGACCCTCGTCTCGGCAACCACGGCGATCTGGTCGAGGTGATCCGCACCGCACGGGATCGTGGGATGCGCGTGATCGTCGACCTGGTCATCAACCACACCTCCGACCGGCATCCGTGGTTCGTCTCCGCTCTGCGCAGCGTCGATTCGCCCTACCGCGACTACTACGTCTGGCGCTCTGACGCGCCGCCGAAGGGCCAGAAAGAACGCCGTCTTCCCCGGACAGGCCAACGGGATCTGGGGCAAGGACGAGAAGTCAGGGCAGTGGTACCAGCACAGCTTCTACGAGCACCAGCCCGACCTGAACCTTGCCAATCCGCGCGTGCGAGACGAGATCGCCAAGATCATCGGTTTCTGGCTGCAGCTGGGCATCTCCGGGTTCCGGGTCGACGCTGTTCCCTTCCTCCTCGAGATCCCGGAGGGGGTGGACATCCCCGAGCCGCACGACATGCTGCGTGACATCCGGCGGTTCCTGCAGCGGCGGTCGAGTGAGGCGATCCTCCTCGGCGAGGTGAACCTGCCGTACGAGACGCAGGTGGAGTACTTCGGTGGGGAGAACGGCGACGAGCTCACCATGCAGTTCGACTTCGTCGGGATGCAGGCGCTGTATCTCTCGTTCGCGCGCCAGGATCCGGCTCCTCTTATCGCCGCACTGCGGGATCGTCCCGTGCTCGGACCCGAGGTGCAGTGGGCGAACTTCCTGCGCAATCACGACGAGCTCACCCTCGACAAGCTCAGCGACGCCGAGAGGCAGGAGGTGTTCGAGGCCTTCGCGCCGGATGAGCGCCAGCGCGTCTTCGGCGCGGGATCACCCGGCGGCTGCCCCCGATGCTCGGCGGCGACCCCCGCCGCATCCGCATGGCCTACAGCCTGCTGTTCACGCTGCCCGGCACGCCGGTGCTGTTCTACGGCGAGGAGATCGGCATGGGCGAGAACGCCGAGATCTCCGGACGTGAGGCCGTGCGGACGCCGATGCAGTGGTCGGCCTCCCGCAACGGCGGATTCTCGGATGCCGCCCCGCGCCGCCTCACGGCCAAGCCGCCGTCCGACGGCTACGCGCCCGAGCACGTGAACGTCGCCGCCCAGCTCGTCGATCCGGACTCACTGCTCTACTTCGTCCGCGCCCTCACCTCGCGCTACCGCATCTCGCCGGAGCTCGGATGGGGCACGTTCGAGGTCGTCGACCAGCCGGCCGACTCGCTTCTCGTGCACTCGCTCACGGCAGACGTCGGCCGGGTCATCGCCCTCCACAACTTCGCGGAGGTGCCGGTGACGACGACGTTCCGAGTGGCCGACGAGCCGGACGGCACCACCCTGCTCGACCTGCTCGAGCCCTCGCACATCCCCCTCGGCCCGACGGCGCGGTGGAGCTGGAGGTCGCGGCGTACGGCTATCGCTGGCTGCGGGTCTCACGGCCCGGCGACGGCCGGGTCGTCTGAGGACCGAGAGACCTCGGGCTACCAAGCCCGAACGCTGACGCGACCCTGCACGCGTCAGGCCTTCGCCGTACCATCCGAGCGAGCCCGCACCCTCGACATCTTGACAGTCCTGAGTTTTGTATACAGAATACCAACAGGTCTGAAGGCGTTTCTTCCAATGATGAAAGAGGTAGCGAGATGGCACGTGCGAACCTGAAGCGATACCTGGCTCTGGGCGCAGCCGGCGCTCTGGCTCTGGGGCTCTCGGCATGCAGCGGAAGGCGGCGGGGGAGGCGGCGGCGTCGACGCCGACGGCAACGCGACGGTGGTGTGGTCGACCTGGGGGACGGCCGACGAGCTCACCCGCTACGAGGAGTTCAACAAGGACTTCATGAAGCGCCACCCCGACATCAAGGTCACGCTGCAGCCCGTCGCGGACTACGGCGAACTACCACTCCAAGCTGCTCGCGCAGCTCACGAGCAACACGGCTCCCGACGTCTTCTACGTGGGCGACGACAAGATCGGCCAGTTCGTCGACTCGAAGCGGCTGATGCCGCTGGGCGAGCTCATGGAGTCGAAGGAGAGCAAGACCAAGAAGGACGACTTCTTTCCCCGGCCTCTTCGGAGCGGCCGAGCTCGACGGCGAGGTGTACGCCGCCCGAACGACTCGAACCCCGACGTGTTCTGGTACGACAAGAAGGCGCTCGAGGCGGCTGGCATCACCGAAGATCCGGCGACCCTCGCCGAGAGCGGCGAGTGGACGACCGACAAGTTCCTCGAGATGAACGAGAAGCTGCACGACGCCGGCCTCACCGGAACGATGTACTGGAACTACTGGGCCACGCACTGGAGCTGGCTCTCGTCTCAGGGGCTCGACGCTCCCTTATGGACGAGTCCGGGGGCGTTCGGTCGCCCCACGAGGACTCCGGAGACGGTCGAGTCCGTGCAGCAGCTCGGCCGATCTGTTTCCAGGACGGCACGTTCGTTCGTGGCCGGACTCCCTGCCCGACGGCGCGGGTGCCGACAGTGGTCTTTCGTCACGCACGAAGGCGGGCTTCTTCGTGCAGGGTCGCTACACGATCCGGCACGGGTCGACGCCACGGGCGAGCAGGGACAGCTACGACATCGTGCCGTGGCCGACCGGCCCGACGGCGAGGCTGCGCCCACCGGAGTCGCGACGGAGCTTCCTCGCGATCAACGTCCTGGCCCTCGAGCGTGAGAGGAACTCGGTCCAGAACGTGAAGGCCGCATCCTTCACCTTGGTCTTGCCGTTGATCGCGAGGAAGCTCGTCGCGACTCCGGTGGCGCAGCCTCGCCGTCGGCGTCGGCCACGGCACGATGTCGTAGCTGTCCTGCTCGCCCGTGGCGTCGACCGTGCCGATCGTGTAGCGACCCTGCACGAAGAAGCCCGCCTTGTGCGTGACGAAGACACTGTCGGCACCCGCGCCGTCGGGCAGGGAGTCGGCCACGACGAACGTGCCGTCCTGGAACAGATCGCCGAGCTGCTGCACGGACTCGACCGTCTCGGAGTCCTCGTGGGCGACGAACGCCCCGGACTCGTCATAGGGAGCGTCGAGCCCCTGAGACGAGAGCCAGCTCCAGTGCGTGGCCCAGTAGTTCCAGTACATCGTTCCGGTGAGGCCGGCGTCGTGCAGCTTCTCGTTCATCTCGAGGAACTTGTCGGTCGTCCACTCGCCGCTCTCGGCGAGGTTCGCCGGATCTTCGGTGATGCCAGCCGCCTCGAGCGCCTTCTTGTCGTACCAGAAACACGTCGGGGTTCGAGTCGTTCGGGGCGGCGTACACCTCGCGTCGAGCTCGGCCGCTCCGAAGAGGCCGGGAAGAAGTCGTCCTTCTTGTCTTGCTCTCCTTCGACTCCATGAGCTCGCCCAGCGGCATCAGCCGCTTCGAGTCGACGAACTGCCGATCTTGTCGTCGCCCACGTAGAAGACGTCGGAGCCGTGTTGCTCGTGAGCTGCGCGAGCAGCTTGGAGTGGTAGTCGCCGTAGTCGCGACGGCTGCAGCGTGACCTTGATGTCGGGGTGGCGCTTCATGAAGTCCTTGTTGAACTCCTCGTAGCGGGTGAGCTCGTCGGCCGTCCCCAGGTCGACCACACCACCGTCGCGTTGCCGTCGGCGTCGACGCCGCCGCCTCCCCCGCCGCCTCCGCTGCATGCCGAGAGCCCCAGAGCCAGAGCGCCGGCTGCGCCCAGAGCCAGGTATCGCTTCAGGTTCGCACGTGCCATCTCGCTACCTCTTTCATCATTGGAAGAAAACGCCTTCAGACCTGTTGGTATTCTGTATACAAAACTCAGGACTGTCAAGATGTCGAGGGTGCGGGCTCGCTCGGATGGGTACGGCGAAGGCCTGACGCGTGCAGGGTCGCGTCAGCGTTCGGGCTTGGTAGCCCGAGGTCTCTCGGTCCTCAGACGACCCGGCCGTCGCCGGGCCGTGAGACCCGCAGCCAGCGATAGCCGTACGCCGCGACCTCCAGCTCCACCGCGCCGTCGGGGCCGAGGGGATGTGCGAGGGCTCGAGCAGGTCGAGCAGGGTGGTGCCGTCCGGCTCGTCGGCCACTCGGAACGTCGTCGTCACCGGCACCTCCGCGAAGTTGTGGAGGGCGATGACCCGGCCGACGTCTGCCGTGAGCGAGTGCACGAGAAGCGAGTCGGCCGGCTGGTCGACGACCTCGAACGTGCCCCATCCGAGCTCCGGCGAGATGCGGTAGCGCGAGGTGAGGGCGCGGACGAAGTAGAGCAGTGAGTCCGGATCGACGAGCTGGGCGGCGACGTTCACGTGCTCGGGCGCGTAGCCGTCGGACGGCGGCTTGGCCGTGAGGCGGCGCGGGGCGGCATCCGAGAATCCGCCGTTGCGGGAGGCCGACCACTGCATCGGCGTCCGCACGGCCTCACGTCCGGAGATCTCGGCGTTCTCGCCCATGCCGATCTCCTCGCCGTAGAACAGCACCGGCGTGCCGGGCAGCGTGAACAGCAGGCTGTAGGCCATGCGGATGCGGCGGGGGTCGCCGCCGAGCATCGGGGGCAGCCGCCGGGTGATCCGCGCCGAAGACGCGCTGGCGCTCATCCGGCGCGAAGGCCTCGAACACCTCCTGCCTCTCGGCGTCGCTGAGCTTGTCGAGGGTGAGCTCGTCGTGATTGCGCAGGAAGTTCGCCCACTGCACCTCGGGTCCGAGCACGGGACGATCCCGCAGTGCGGCGATAAGAGGAGCCGGATCCTGGCGCGCGAACGAGAGATACAGCGCCTGCATCCCGACGAAGTCGAACTGCATGGTGAGCTCGTCGCCGTTCTCCCACCGAAGTACTCCACCTGCGTCTCGTACGGCAGGTTCACCTCGCCGAGGAGGATCGCCTCACTCGACCGCCGCTGCAGGAACCGCCGGATGTCACGCAGCATGTCGTGCGGCTCGGGGATGTCCACCCCCTCCGGGATCTCGAGGAGGAAGGGAACAGCGTCGACCCGGAACCCGGAGATGCCCAGCTGCAGCCAGAAACCGATGATCTTGGCGATCTCGTCTCGCACGCGCGGATTGGCAAGGTTCAGGTCGGGCTGGTGCTCGTAGAAGCTGTGCTGGTACCACTGCCCTGACTTCTCGTCCTTGCCCCAGATCCCGTTGGCCTGTCCGGGGAAGACGGCGTTCTTCTGCCCTTCGGCGGCGCGTCAGAGCGCCAGACGTAGTAGTCGCGGTAGGGCGAATCGACGCTGCGCAGAGCGGAGACGAACCACGGATGCCGGTCGGAGGTGTGGTTGATGACCAGGTCGACGATCACGCGCATCCCACGATCCCGTGCGGTGCGGATCACCTCGACCAGATCGCCGTGGTTGCCGAGACGAGGGTCGATGCCGTAGAAGTCGCTGACGTCGTAGCCGTCGTCGCGATCGGGAGTCGGGTAGAACGGCATCAGCCAGAGGCAGGTGACGCCGAGCTGCGCCAGGTAGTCGATGCGCTGCGAGAGCCCCTGCAGGTCGCCGACCCCGTCGCCGTTCGAATCGAGGAAGGTCTCGACGTCGAGGCAGTAGATGACGGCGGTCTTCCACCAGAGGTCGCTGGTGTCGGTGATCTTCACAGTCGCTCCTTCAGGGCGGGATCAGCTCGGATGCCGCGGCGTCCAGGAACCCTGCCTGCTCGGTGCCCACGTGGTGCAGATAGACACGGTCGAAGCCGATCTCGACGAGCTCGGCGATGCGGTCAGCGAGCGACGAGGTGTCGTGATCGACGAGGACGGACTTTCGCAGATCCTCCAGGTCGAGCCCGGCGACCGCGGCCTCGAAGTCCTCCGGCTGCTCGAGATCCCAGGTGACCGGTGGCGACAGCAGCCCGTTCTGCCACTGGTCGCGGGCGATGGCGAACGCCGCGTCATCGCTCTCGGCCAGGCTGAGATGCACCTGCAGGATGCAGGGGCCCGCGCCTCCCGCACCGCGGTAGGCCTCGACGGCGCGGCGCAGAGCGGCGGGTTCCTGCGCGACCGTCGCGAGACCCTGCGCCCACGACGCGGCCCACTCGGCGGTCTCGGCGCTCACCGCCGTCGCGAACAGGGGCGGCGGTTCCGCAGGCCGGCTCCACACCCGGGCACGGTGCACGCGCACCAACCCCTCGTGGTCGACCTCCTCGCCGGCGATCAGGCGACGGATGACGTCGACGCTCTCTCTCAGCCGCTCGTTGCGGATGCTCTTGGCCGGCCATCCCTCGCCGGTGACGTGCTCGTTGACCGCCTCGCCGCTGCCCATCGCCGCCCAGAAGCGGCCGGGGAACATCTCCTCGAGTGTCGCGAACGCCTGCGCGATCATGACCGGGTGATACCGCTGGCCCGGCGCGTTGACCATGCCGATGGAGAAGTCGGTGCA
It encodes the following:
- a CDS encoding BLUF domain-containing protein, with product MTAQNPLVSLVYSSSATHPFGDDQLAELLSVSRSRNSARDITGMLLYRRGEFVQILEGARSDVESLMATIGRDPRHRDIRVLLEEPLHERRFAEWTMGYQSLAAAEPAMAEGYRDSFDDLRAGDHDMIGRAIMELTLWFRVRESVG
- a CDS encoding alpha/beta fold hydrolase — encoded protein: MTQHTLELPGAELVYDVHGPLPTADGRPPLLMIGQPMDASGFQAQVKLFDDRTVVTYDPRGLGRSRRTDGEVTNEPEAQSEDVHAIIEALGVGPVDLFGSSGGAVTALALLTAHPDDVVTLVAHEPPIDAVLPDADAVHRARIAYTQLYQARGWGAGMAGFIALTAWEGELTDEYFAQPAPDPAAFGLPTEDDGSRDDPLLSDRSWAVPLYTPDLDALRASPTRIVVAVGEESLAVYTGRTAVALAKELGQEATVFPSHHGGFMGGEFGYAGQPEAFAAKLRAVLDQS
- a CDS encoding extracellular solute-binding protein translates to MLAQLTSNTAPDVFYVGDDKIGQFVDSKRLMPLGELMESKESKTKKDDFFPRPLRSGRARRRGVRRPNDSNPDVFWYDKKALEAAGITEDPATLAESGEWTTDKFLEMNEKLHDAGLTGTMYWNYWATHWSWLSSQGLDAPLWTSPGAFGRPTRTPETVESVQQLGRSVSRTARSFVAGLPARRRGCRQWSFVTHEGGLLRAGSLHDPARVDATGEQGQLRHRAVADRPDGEAAPTGVATELPRDQRPGPRA
- a CDS encoding LLM class flavin-dependent oxidoreductase, with product MLRPPRALDAGTGESGFALSWIAAALACTDFSIGMVNAPGQRYHPVMIAQAFATLEEMFPGRFWAAMGSGEAVNEHVTGEGWPAKSIRNERLRESVDVIRRLIAGEEVDHEGLVRVHRARVWSRPAEPPPLFATAVSAETAEWAASWAQGLATVAQEPAALPPRRRGLPRCGRRGPLHPAGASQPGRER
- a CDS encoding TIGR03885 family FMN-dependent LLM class oxidoreductase translates to MVFIGFHASHEQIAPSALLDAVIGAERAGFDGAMCSDHLAPWTRAQGESGFALSWIAAALACTDFSIGMVNAPGQRYHPVMIAQAFATLEEMFPGRFWAAMGSGEAVNEHVTGEGWPAKSIRNERLRESVDVIRRLIAGEEVDHEGLVRVHRARVWSRPAEPPPLFATAVSAETAEWAASWAQGLATVAQEPAALRRAVEAYRGAGGAGPCILQVHLSLAESDDAAFAIARDQWQNGLLSPPVTWDLEQPEDFEAAVAGLDLEDLRKSVLVDHDTSSLADRIAELVEIGFDRVYLHHVGTEQAGFLDAAASELIPP